Proteins found in one Magnetococcales bacterium genomic segment:
- the gspD gene encoding type II secretion system secretin GspD encodes MFSCKGTHIKHLAVSSLLFIGLLSGCAKKSPDIMAAGREGHQIHSASPPSPVLMDPESGKDNPREGFATNKSSIFQDQAATPSEQKPIEESLYPGTGKFLTPKGLKAPPAIKLPGEKVTLNFVDTDIREVVRAVFSEVLKSNYVIDPRVVGTTTIRTSHPVDADDLLVALEEALRLLSAIIVKSDDSDLYKILPANYATLGNSAPALDRTGNNKIGLGIQIVPLKFVSPTEMLKILEPMSPKGSILRIDAGKNIIIIAGTQRELDAMLDTIELFDVDWLEGMSIGLFQVESVNAKVLIEELKEIFQLEGDGPISGMVRLISIDRMNGVLAISTQPEYVKEIGSWIKRLDKTGSDEHKLFVYYVQNGRAEQIANVLIEVFSNARSGSSSVNFAPGTKPATVRSPLNHKPPSATDVKPASIADDIKIIASEANNEDIKIIASEANNALLIHATEKKYRMIEKALQKLDIMPMQVFIEATIAEVTLTKDLSYGLQWFLKRGNASFTLSETNSNNIASRFPGFSFLATGNVGITTILNALESITDLKVISSPQIMVLNNYEAKLKVGNQVPVVTMSARDPAATNNTTIISGVEYRDTGTILTVRPRVNSNGLLIMEIDQEVSDVSSSNVSGIDSPIIQQRKLSSTVAVQSGETIALGGLIKDKSNQVDSGIPLLNKLPILGSLFGGSDQSNERTELLVLITPRVVSSMDEVRQLTDELRLKLKTVLPLNSKLR; translated from the coding sequence GTGTTTTCATGTAAAGGTACCCACATTAAACACCTTGCAGTTTCCAGTCTTTTATTTATCGGGCTTTTGTCCGGTTGCGCCAAAAAATCTCCGGACATTATGGCTGCCGGCAGAGAGGGTCATCAAATTCATTCGGCTTCTCCCCCTTCGCCAGTTTTGATGGACCCGGAGAGCGGGAAAGACAATCCAAGGGAAGGCTTTGCTACCAATAAGTCGTCCATTTTCCAAGATCAAGCTGCAACCCCTAGTGAGCAAAAACCCATCGAAGAGAGTCTTTACCCTGGAACGGGGAAATTTCTTACTCCAAAAGGCTTGAAAGCCCCACCTGCCATAAAGTTGCCTGGCGAAAAGGTGACTTTGAACTTTGTGGACACAGACATTCGTGAGGTGGTTCGCGCTGTCTTTTCCGAAGTATTAAAGTCGAATTACGTCATTGATCCGCGTGTGGTTGGCACCACGACCATTCGGACCAGCCATCCTGTTGATGCGGACGACTTATTGGTGGCCCTTGAGGAGGCGTTACGTCTGCTTAGTGCGATTATTGTCAAGTCCGATGATTCAGACCTTTATAAAATCCTTCCTGCCAACTATGCCACCCTGGGCAACTCGGCCCCGGCCCTTGATAGAACAGGAAATAATAAAATTGGGCTTGGCATTCAGATTGTGCCCTTAAAATTCGTATCTCCCACCGAGATGCTTAAAATTCTTGAACCCATGAGTCCAAAGGGCAGCATTTTGCGTATTGATGCCGGCAAGAATATTATTATAATTGCTGGCACGCAAAGAGAGTTGGATGCCATGTTGGACACGATCGAGTTGTTTGACGTGGACTGGTTGGAAGGAATGTCGATCGGTCTTTTCCAAGTTGAATCCGTCAACGCCAAGGTATTGATTGAAGAGTTAAAAGAGATCTTCCAATTGGAAGGCGACGGCCCTATCTCCGGTATGGTGCGATTGATTTCCATTGATCGGATGAATGGCGTTCTGGCTATCTCCACCCAACCGGAATATGTGAAGGAAATCGGCTCCTGGATCAAGCGACTTGACAAAACGGGCAGCGATGAACACAAACTGTTTGTTTATTACGTCCAAAACGGCCGTGCGGAGCAAATCGCCAATGTATTAATAGAAGTATTCAGCAATGCCCGATCCGGTAGCTCCTCGGTTAACTTTGCACCCGGCACCAAACCGGCGACCGTGAGATCTCCCCTCAACCATAAACCGCCTTCAGCTACCGATGTGAAACCAGCAAGCATCGCTGATGATATTAAAATAATTGCCAGCGAAGCCAATAATGAAGATATTAAAATAATTGCCAGCGAAGCCAATAATGCTCTACTGATTCACGCAACAGAAAAAAAATATCGCATGATCGAAAAGGCTCTACAGAAATTGGACATAATGCCCATGCAGGTATTTATTGAAGCAACTATTGCCGAAGTCACCCTGACCAAGGATCTGAGCTACGGGCTGCAATGGTTCCTCAAGAGAGGAAATGCGAGCTTTACACTGAGTGAAACAAATTCCAATAATATTGCTTCCAGGTTTCCCGGATTTTCCTTCCTGGCAACAGGGAATGTCGGTATCACCACCATCCTGAACGCCCTTGAATCTATTACTGATTTGAAAGTCATCTCCTCCCCCCAAATCATGGTTCTTAATAATTATGAAGCCAAACTGAAGGTCGGCAATCAAGTCCCCGTGGTCACCATGTCGGCGCGGGATCCCGCAGCGACCAACAATACCACCATCATTAGCGGTGTCGAATACCGGGATACTGGCACCATCCTCACGGTCAGGCCGCGGGTTAACTCAAACGGACTGTTGATTATGGAAATCGATCAGGAGGTTAGTGATGTCAGCTCCTCGAATGTTTCCGGTATCGACTCTCCCATTATTCAGCAACGAAAACTGTCCAGTACCGTTGCGGTTCAAAGCGGGGAAACCATTGCCCTGGGAGGACTCATCAAGGATAAGTCCAACCAGGTTGATTCCGGTATCCCCTTATTGAATAAGCTGCCAATCCTGGGTTCTTTATTCGGTGGCTCGGACCAATCAAATGAGCGCACGGAATTACTCGTGCTGATCACGCCCCGTGTGGTTTCCTCCATGGATGAAGTACGCCAATTAACCGATGAATTGAGACTGAAGCTAAAGACCGTTCTTCCTCTCAATTCCAAGCTGCGCTAG